ggagagctGCCTTGGGGGCCAGGCTCCTCTCGGGGTGGAGGTGGTTTCTCTGGCAGATGCAGctctgggtgggtgggaggggatgaAAGGGTTGGGAGTCCCGGGGCATCTCACcagctcctctcccctctccgGCTGTTCCCTCGGCCCTCAGACATGGAATCAGAGCTGCTTCGGGGGAGCCAGGCCATCGTGCTCCGCTCGGCGGACCTGACGGGGCTGGAGCAGCGCGTGGAGCAGATTCGGAACCACATCAACGGGCGCGTGCTCTACTACGCCACCTGCAAGTGATGCGGGACCAGCCCGCCACCCCCAAGTCTGCCCTCTTGGCTCCTGGGCCCGGCTGGCTGGCCATACGTTCCAGCTCCAGGGGACCCTTACGCAGCCTAAAGCACGGCCGGGACCACCCCTTCTGGGGTGCAGCTGAGCCTGGGCCGGTGGGACTGGGGGACGGCGACCGTGGAGGTGGGCCTGCATCCCTGTGACCAGCAGCTCTCGAATGCGGGGTGCTTGGCTGGGCAGTGTCTTTGCCTTCTTTCTCCACTGAGGCTGAAGGCCTGGGCCCACTCAGAGTTGTAACTAACAACGATGCACAAGGGAAAAGTCCAATAAAAATCTCgggaaaggagcctggaggtccaAAGAGGGGAacttttctgtctccctctgaCGTAAAGCTTTCTCACTTGTTTCTGTCTCCGGTCTGGGGTCCCTGCGTGCTCCCCTGCTCAAGCCCAAGGCCTGGTGGTGTATGAAGCACCAGCTGACCCCCTCTGCCCAGTCTAGCTGGCGCACCACCCAGACGTGGGGAGACTCCAGGAACTGGTTGAACTCCTTCCTTGAGAGGCCAGAGGAGCTGTTTCCATCTTTGAACAACCATCCAGTTTCTCATTTgtagatgaagaaatagaaaccCAGACATGGGGAGGAAGTTGTTTGAAATCACACAGTTCCGAGAGGCAGAACTAAGACTAGACTTTGTGTCTCTTgggattttaaaaagaagctgtAAACgggtgtgcgtgtgcgtgtgtgttcgtGTTGGCAGATATGCGAATGGCACGAATATTTGTGTGTTAACTGTGGTCTAGGCACCATGCTAGCGTTTTACCTACAGTAACTTCTTGGTCGTCATTGATCACAGTAATTATTCAGGGAGTGTGTGCATTATCTCATGCCATGGGTGGCATTGTTGTTCCCATTTGataggtgaggaaaccaaggcaccagAGGCTTGGGGACTCCACCAGGGTCACAGATGTGGCCGGCAGGGCTGAGCGGGGCCTCAGACCCATGTTCATCTGTTACAGGCATTAGGAGGATGCTGGGGCCGGGCTGTCTGGGTTCCAACGGCGCCTACCTCCAAGGGGCTGTTGGAGAGGAAACTGAGTTGATGTGTGTCACTCACGACATGAGGCGCCGGGCCCACCCCCCAGAGCTCCTGCCCTCCCGAGTCCGGCCTGACCTCCAGCTGTCACGCATCTTCCACTCTGCAGGACCCAGAAGCCCCCGAGCTGCTTCTGACTTAGAGAACGACCGAAAGAAGCCTCATAGAGAAAAATATGTCCATTTTATTCAGCACAGCACAGAGCAGGAAGCCGGAGGGCCGGAGAACAAGAGAACAGGGCCGGGACAAGAACAATGTGCCTGATTTTCAGGGAGAGAAAAGAGCAGAAGCAGGATTTGAATGACTGGCTGAAAGGGCAACAGTCAACTTCCAATTTTTACTtaattgagtgtgtgtgtgtgtgtgtgtgtgtgtgtgtgtgtgtgtgtgtggagggcatCCAGCCATGATAAAAAGTGCTTACAGTACCTAGTGGTGGGTTTCTTTCTGTTTCATCTTGGAGGGTGTGGTACTGCTTTTGGACAGGGGTGGAGGCATAGGTGGATCAGAAGTGCAGAGGGTTGGGAGCCATCCCGGAGTTAGGGAGTTGGGAGGTGAACTCCGAGAGCTCACAGGCAGACCGCGATGCTGCCTGTCACTCATGCAGAAGGGCAGGCCCCTCCGTCAAGGAGAGGCAGGAGCGAGTGTGTGCTGAGTGGGGAGGCTGGGTAGCTGCTCCATATGGCTTTGCTCGGAGATGGCAACACAGATGGGCCAGCCCATTAAGCTTTTCACGACGACACAGACCTGGGCATGAGCTGTCTACGCGCCCTGCACAGAGCCACCCCGGCGGGCGGGCGTgtcggggtggggggcatggAGCAGGCAGGCCCCCGAGGATGCTGCTCCTCCTGCCCGCAGCTTCCTGAAGCTCCACCGCGCCCGGGGCTCACTCCCGGGCCTTCGGGGAGGCTCTGCCCTGGGCGGCAGCCGGCTGCTGCATCCGATCAGGTCTTGGTCTGCTTgctgtccctccctcccacctcagggTAGACTCCAGGTCTGGAAGGGCGGAGAAGAGTTGTGTATCTCTCCTGCAGAGGAAAGGGGTtgagggttggggttggggggtgcTGCCGCCTCTAGTACCCCTTGTCCCCCATTGTGGAGACCCCAGGGCAGGGCTGTCCCGTGAGCTCGCAACCTTCCTCCCTCTAGTCCCCTCACCTGAAAATTGTAGTGAGACAGACGCGGGCCCCAGGGATCACATGATGAGACAGACTCCAGTCTGCCCCACCCGGCAGTGGGAGCTGCCGCCGGCTTTCATTGGCACCATCACTTCCGATTTGAAGTTCCTGGAAAGGAAACGTTGCAGCAGGCTGTGGAGTatttggggaaggaggaagggccATGCCTGTGGCAGCCACTCAGACCTCCCTTTATGAGGTGCAGAAAGTATAAACCTTTATAGAGAAAACGGATGAGATAACCAAGCCCCCTAGTCCTCCCAAAACACAGTGTCCCTGGAATCTAGTGCCCGCCACTCGCATGTATCCACTTTCCTGCAGGCGTTTATAGCCCCTGATGCCTCACTAAATTCTGACAGCAACActgtaaggcttccctggtggttcagaaggcaaagaatctgcctgcaatgcagggttcgatccctaggatgggaagactcccttggaggagagaatgggtacccactctggtgttctggcctggagaatcccatggacagaggaacccggcaggctactgtccatggggttgcaaagagtcagacacgactgagcgactttcatttttcctgtggggtagaccgAGCAGGTGTGACCCAAACCATTTTACAGACATGCGAGCTAGAGACAGAGGTACAGGCGGACACGTCCAATCAGACCATTTCACAGACACGCGAGCTAGAGACAGGTACAGGTGGACATGTCGGTGGCCACACagctggtggggggcggggaccGGGCCAGGGGCATCTCCCTGGACCCCCCGACTTCCAGAGCTTTTCTACACCATGGAGCTGCTTCCGAGTGGGAGAGGCTCCCGGGTCTCTTTCTTTTCGCTCCCTTGCCCTGAGTTCTTTCAGCCCCAGGTTGAGCAGGGCTAAGCCTGGGGCTGGAAGTACGTACTGTTTTTTGTTGGCCTTTTTGAGGAGCGTGGGCTCAGAGCAGTAGGACGCGTTCGCTTTGGTACCGACGTTCGTGCAGCTGGGGCAGCAGCCGCAGGGCCCGACGGCCAGGGGCCCCTGCTGCATGGGCACCAAGCTGCTGCTGATGCGGAGGGACCCGTTGACCAGGCAGTTGAGGGACCTGCCACCGGGGGCCGCAGGCTGGGGGCCGTGCCGGCAGGGCAGCCGGGTCGGCACGGAGGCTGCCGTGCTCGGGCCCGGGGCGGCGGGAGTCTCAGAGATGGTGATCTCCGGGGAGGTGGGTCTCGAGGCTGCAGGGATGGGCGGCCTGTTCTCCACCTCCGGCCGGACCCCCGGGCTGTGCAGGTTCATGTGCAGCTTCCGCATGTGGTGGACCACGGCCGCTGCATTGAAGGCTTGCTGGGGAGACACAAGACCCATCTCTGACCGTCTCCACCCCAGAGGGCCTCCAGCCTTCCCTCTGCCCCGTGGATGCTTGAAACCAACGTGCACACCTCTCATTTCACAGAAGGGTCCAGGGAGCTCCAGCGTCTGCTGGGAGAACCCCAAGGAAAGCCCCCTGCCCCAgctgccccagcccagcctccaggGCCCAGACGGCCCGCTCGCCTCCTGGAGAGGACAACTCACCCTCCACTTGCTCTTGGCGAAGTTCTTCTGGATCTGGAGGCTGACTGATGGGTAGATGTCCCGGTGCAGGGCTGTATTTCCATTAATCCTGTGGATGTGGAGGGGACATCtggctagtggtggtgatggggacTCTGTCAGGGGTTGGGCAGGGGCTGGGCATCCAGGGTAAGCTGCCTGGAGTTCCCTGGGTCAAGGACTGGAACCCCCTGGACAGGTCATAGGGGGCCTATGCTTTagaagggcttcctaggtagctcagatggtaaagaatctgcctgcaaggcaggagacccgggtttgatccccgggtcaggaagatcccctggagaagaaaatggctacccactccagcatttttgcctggagaattccatggacagaggagcctgccaggctgcagtctatgtggtTTCAAaaagctgaacatgactgagcaactaacactagtgTTACTATGCTTTAGAAACTTGCTTTCGAACTGGGTGGGCAACCTACAGCCTGTGGACCAAACGTACTCATTGCCTGCTTTTGTAAGTAAGGTCTCTCTGTGACACAGAGATGCCCATTCATTCAGCTATGGGCTATACTGCGTCCATGCTGCGACGGGCAGATTGAGTAGTTGCCATGGAAACGATATGGCCAGTGAAGCCTAAAACACTTACTATCTggcattttatagaaataaaagtttaCTGATACCCCATTCCTCACTCCTGGCCCAATGTCAGAGGGCATTTGGGCTGTTACTATTCTTTGACTCTAAACTTTGCACAGAAACCATCTCCTCTCGGAACCTTTCCTCTATGAGGCCACCCCCACAGAGGCTGCCTGTTCCCTGTCCCCTGAGCCTCTTATCCATCCATCTCTAAGTGTCCTCAGACACTTGCTGTGTGAACAGTACTTTCTAGGTACTAAGGGACCCAGGGAGGTAACAGATGTGGCCCTGATCGCTAGGGGATTACAGTGCAGGCTGGACGCCTTGTTTCACGCCATGAACTAGAGTAATTCATGGTGAGGTGTGTAATCGTTAGAGAAAGATGGGAAAGTCTGTCTGGACTGCAGGAGCCAGGGCTTCCGAAGAGGATAGACGTGGCTCTGGATCCTGAAGGATGTACATCCAAGGCAGGGCCCTTGAGGTGGTGAACATGGTGTTGACCCAAGGTGAAATGTGGAAAGAGCTTGGTatgggagagggcaggagaaaaatACAGCCATTAGGCCTTTCTGGAATAGAGAAGGTGTGTTGGGAACTCTGAGAAATGAAGTTGGAGGTGACAGGCCAGGCCAGATTAGGGAAAACCATGGCTTGCTGCAGTAGGAACTGGGGAGCTTGTAAATTTTCCCAGCAGGGGGGTAGCACAAAAAAAGGAAGTGTTTGAAGACTTTCTTTacctgctttgtgtgtgtgtgtgtgtgtgtgcgcgcgtgtgcgtgtgtgtgtgtgtgtgtgtgttaagccgcttcagtcatgttcgaccctttgagatcctatggactgtaacctgccaggttcctctgtccatgggactctccaggcaagaaaactgacatgggttgccaagccctcctctaggggatcttccttagccaggatcgaacccccatctcttgcatctcttgtattggcaggcagtttccttaccaccagcagcacctgggaagccccttacctGCTTTATCAATTGGTTGCTTTGTGACTGTTCTCAAAGCACCTCGCATGGAGCAGGCTTTGACCCCAGAGTGAGATGATGCTCTTAAGGAGAGTAAAGTTGTCTATCTGGCTGCATCTGATTCCCGATTTGATGATCCAGCTGCTACTGTTGGGTCAGAATCCACCGCAATAAATGCTCTTTACATCTCTGGCTCAATCTGATCTGTGCCGTTTGGGTACCACACCAGTAAACAGCTCAGGTCAAGCAGACTCCAGGGAAATGTGCTGTGAAAAAGTCAGCGTGGTGTCTGGGGAGCAACAGTGAGGGTCTGGAGCCCACCTGCTCCTCACTCACCAGGGGTGCCTCAAGGCCTTCTCACAGGTGTACCGCTCATTCGGGTCCTTCTCCAGCAAGTGGCAAATAAAATCCTTGGCTGTGGGGAGCAACCAAAGACACAGAAGCTAAGGACCAGATCTCATGACTGATGGAGAGTCACTTCCAGGCTGGTGGGTGGCACAGAAGGCATCTTTAGCTCATCTTCCAAAGAGGCAATTTTAAGAgtcttgaaagagaaaaagaatccaaacCACCAAGCAACAACCCACCCGAAACCACCAGAGCGGCTCCACGCAGCCGTGTCACCCACACGCAGCACTGCAGATACATCTCTGGTCACGAGGCGCCCATGTGCCTGACGCCACACGGGTGCCCGCCTGCACCAGTCAGGGGCCAGCACCACACATGGGCACACGCGTGAATGCTGGCTTAGCTCTGATCCCCACTTAAATGGACCCAAGGACAAATACTGACGGCCTTTGCTTACACAGACCATGCAGGCTCTCGGGCTGGACAGGTGAAAGCAAAACTCGGCCTTGGTTTTGCCCCTCCTGCCTGGAACACGCCCCTGTGCTTGCTCTGCCCTCCTGGCCCCTCATCTGAAGTACCTCCCTGCTTTTCCAGGCATCTCACGGTCCTGCctccaggaaaacaaaagcaggaaCCTTAGATGCGAATCATTTATTTGGCCTTTGAACCAGATAAAGATTTCTCCACTTTCCTTGGCAGCCTGTTCCATCAGATTCCCCAGGGCCTGCCAAGAGCCAGGACTGTCATCGTTTGTTAAGCTCGCTTCTCTTGGCAGCCTCTGCCTTGAGCCTGTTATTTTGTCTTTCCCTCGGACTGGTCTTACCTGACTCAGAAATGTCATCCCAGAACGGAGATTCAAACTCATAGTAGCCTTCCTTGATCTTCTCAAACAGCTTAGACTCAGTTTCCTCGTAGAAGGGGGGGTACCCGCACAGCCTGTAGTGGAACAGCAAGGTATATGCTGCTGAGGGACCCCGTCCTGGGCCAGCCGCTCCCCTCTGCCCAGCCTCCACTATATACACAGGCAGGCAATGAGGGTCCCCAGTCAGCAGTGTGACCAGTACATGGGTCTGCCCCTGATTCACGAATGATGCGTGCATGTGctacgttgcttcagtcatgtccaactgatGCAGGAATGATGCAGGTTCCATCAGACGTTTATTCAGGAACCGAAGTTTGGAACAGGTGGCCCTTTGTATATTCTATCCCCCAgaccctcactttctcccttcCCCTGACTCTTGCATGTGtacaaagtcgcttcagttgggtccaactcttcgagaccctatgaactggagcccaccaggctcctctgtccatgggattctccacccaagaatactggagtggattgccatgtcctcctccaggcagtcttcctgacccagagatcgaacccgcatctcctgcggctcctgcattgcaggggtattctttaccactgtgtcatgGGGAAGCCCCCATGACTCttgaaaagcgaaagtgttagtcgctcagtcgtgtccaactctttgcgatcctgtagactgtagcccacaggctgctctgtccatgggattctccaggcaagaatactggagtgggttgccattcccttctccaggggatcttcccaacccaggaatagatcccaggtctcctgcattgcaggaagattctttaccatttgaaccaccagggaaccctgaCTCTTTAGATAATGTATCAGTTGACTATCTTTAAGAAGGATGGTAGAAATGTCTACTTGAATGTAACTTTCCTGAGGGATTTTTTTAGGCTGTTTGGTTCTTCATTCTTTAGAACCTAAACCACTGCTTGGCACAGAGGAGACAGCCAATGACAATTTGTTCAATAGCTCATTGAAGAGAAGAGTTATTCAATATACGTTGAGGAAATGGAGAAATGCATCCACACTGAGGAGGAAATGATTAATTTCAGGTTATTTTTCAAGAGCAAAGTTTGCTCTTGAGAGCAAACTCAGTGAGAAGGGATGCTGGGCAGGGGGTGGTGAGCAGATCTGGGAAGGAGAGCCTGAGAACGTGAGAGGAGCAGTGACTAGGTTTATCCAGGCCATCCTTTTGCTTTGGGCTGACGTTACCAGGAGAGAAATCTGAGACGCGAACATTGTGCCCACTTGGCTTCTAAGTTTAGGATGTCTTTTCCCTCCTTAACTGCTCATTCCATAGAGTGGGACTCAGTACGTTTATATACAGTAAATGGGGGTGGGATGCAGAAAGCGGGAGTGCCATATAAGAACTCTGTTTTTATAACGGGGTGGGGATCAGGACAAGATCCTCTGGAGCTGTGTGCAtgagtaagtgtgtgtgtgtgtgtgtgaatgcacgTGTACATGCACATGCTTTGGAGGTGGATGCTGCTTGAGGTGCTGagatggggaggagagaagaaagggtGAGTAGGCTCTGAGATTCCTCAGGAACTGAGCCAACACCAGCTTCTACTCACAATATGTAAGTGATGACGCCGATGGACCAGCAGTCCACAGCCTTGCTGTAGGGTTTCTGGGCCAGCACTTCTGGAGCTGCAGTAAACCAAAGGAAGAGTCAGGGGTGAAGGATCAGTGTCAAGGGTCAGGAAGAGGCTTAGAGAAGAGGACTAGGGTAGCACCTGGGATGGTGTTGATATTTAAGACTAGACATTCTCCTAGGACAGGGACGGTGTCTCTCCCAGCAGGCTAAATCTTTCTCCAGTACCCTGGGAGGTCCCGTGACAGGGCCCATGACTCCTCCATCAGACTGGGGATCTCCGGGGCTAGGTTTTCTGCTTCAGACTGAGTACTCTGGAGGCAGGGCCTGTAGCTTTCCACTCAGATGGGAGACTCCCAGGGCAGGGATTCTTTAGACAGGGAAATCTGCAAGGTAAGGACTTTTTCCTCTCATGAGATTGGGATCTCCCTGAAAACAGAAGTTCCCGTTAATTGAGGAGCTTCCAGAGGGCAGGTGGGAACTGCCCCATCAGTCTCTGTTACCTCCTGAGGGCAGGCCTCAGTCTTCCCCATCAGCCCAAGAGCTCCATGAGGGAATGGCCATGTCTTCCTCTGACTGGCAGCTCCAGGGCAGTAGTGAGCTGCCTTTGGTATTTATCCCAGATACCAGGGATTTGTATCCTGTGGACTCAAAACCTGTTGGTAAGTAACCAACCTCTCTTCTAGGGAGAGAGAAGATTCCCTCTGCTGAGTCAGGGTTATActtccccctcccagccccaacCAGGTGACGAGCgaagggggagagagaaggggcagACGTGGGTCCTCTGAGCTTTGGCTTTCTCCTTCCGAGAGCCCAGGAGTGCTCTCTCCTGGTGCCCTGCC
The genomic region above belongs to Cervus elaphus chromosome 14, mCerEla1.1, whole genome shotgun sequence and contains:
- the CAMK1G gene encoding calcium/calmodulin-dependent protein kinase type 1G isoform X1 gives rise to the protein MAGLLLVLESDQLMKRKISEKGHGSQEGSLLASPEASTLEAMGRKEEDDCSSWKKQTTNIRKTFIFMEVLGSGAFSEVFLVKQRVTGKLFALKCIKKSPAFRDSSLENEIAVLKKIKHENIVTLEDIYESTTHYYLVMQLVSGGELFDRILERGVYTEKDASLVIQQVLSAVKYLHENGIVHRDLKPENLLYLTPEENSKIMITDFGLSKMEQSGVMSTACGTPGYVAPEVLAQKPYSKAVDCWSIGVITYILLCGYPPFYEETESKLFEKIKEGYYEFESPFWDDISESAKDFICHLLEKDPNERYTCEKALRHPWINGNTALHRDIYPSVSLQIQKNFAKSKWRQAFNAAAVVHHMRKLHMNLHSPGVRPEVENRPPIPAASRPTSPEITISETPAAPGPSTAASVPTRLPCRHGPQPAAPGGRSLNCLVNGSLRISSSLVPMQQGPLAVGPCGCCPSCTNVGTKANASYCSEPTLLKKANKKQNFKSEVMVPMKAGGSSHCRVGQTGVCLIM
- the CAMK1G gene encoding calcium/calmodulin-dependent protein kinase type 1G isoform X2, with the protein product MGRKEEDDCSSWKKQTTNIRKTFIFMEVLGSGAFSEVFLVKQRVTGKLFALKCIKKSPAFRDSSLENEIAVLKKIKHENIVTLEDIYESTTHYYLVMQLVSGGELFDRILERGVYTEKDASLVIQQVLSAVKYLHENGIVHRDLKPENLLYLTPEENSKIMITDFGLSKMEQSGVMSTACGTPGYVAPEVLAQKPYSKAVDCWSIGVITYILLCGYPPFYEETESKLFEKIKEGYYEFESPFWDDISESAKDFICHLLEKDPNERYTCEKALRHPWINGNTALHRDIYPSVSLQIQKNFAKSKWRQAFNAAAVVHHMRKLHMNLHSPGVRPEVENRPPIPAASRPTSPEITISETPAAPGPSTAASVPTRLPCRHGPQPAAPGGRSLNCLVNGSLRISSSLVPMQQGPLAVGPCGCCPSCTNVGTKANASYCSEPTLLKKANKKQNFKSEVMVPMKAGGSSHCRVGQTGVCLIM